The Ruania halotolerans genome contains the following window.
TGGCTGATCTCCCGCACCCGGCATGCGAACCTCGCACCCGGCATCGGCTGGAGCGATGTACTCGGCGTCGGGGCACTCGCCGGGATCGGCTTCACTGTCTCGTTGCTCGTGGCTGAACTCGCCTTCGGGGTGGGGCACGAGCGGGACGAACACGCCAAGATCGCGGTCCTCAGTGCCTCGGTGCTGGCCGCTCTCGTGGGCAGCGCGATCCTGTGGTGGCGCGGCCGGATCCATCGCGCTCAGGGCACCAGTGGGGTTGTCGACGACGACGAGAACGCCGAATAGCGCTCCTTCTCTCGTTCCGATCGGCCACTGATCCTCCGCACTTACGACATCGACCGCGTCGACCGCCGGTCGGTGAGATCAATCACTCCTCCATCCAAGTCAGGTAAGGCTCACCTCATATAGGTTAGGCTCCACTAATACGAGCTGGTCGGCGTGTATCGCCGTGATCGTCCGCTCTCGCCTGATCGTGACGGTCTGGCATCCCACCTGAGGAGAGTGACCTATGTCCCTGAAGCGCCCCCTGGCCACGATTGCGTTCGTGGCCGCATCCTCGATGGCCCTGGCCGCCTGCGGTGGGTCCGGTGACGCCGCCGAACCCGATGCCGACGCATCGACCGAGACCGTGTCCTTCACCTGGGACCGCAACATTGCCGGCGAGGACGAGGAACCGGAGTACGAGTCCACGACGGCGGAGGTCCCGGTCAACCCCGAGACAGTCGTCACCTTCGACATGGCGAGCCTGGACACCGTCGGTGCGCTCGGCGGGGAGGTCGCGGGTGCCCCTCTGGAGTCGGTCCCCGAGTACCTCGCCGGCTATCTGAGCGAGGACGCCTTCAACGCGGGCACCCTCTTCGAGGCCGACCTCGTCGAGATCGAAGCTCAGCAGCCTGACCTGATCCTCATCTCCGGCCGCTCCTCGGCGCTGTGGGAGGACCTCAACGAGATCGCTCCGACCGTCGATCTGAGCCCGGCCGGGACCTATCTGGAAACACTCGAGCGCAACACCGACTTCATCGGCGAGGTGTTTGACGCCGAGGAGGAGGCATCGGCAGCGGTGGACGATCTCCTCGCCCAGATCGAGGAGGTGCGCACCGAGACCGCCGAGCTCGGCACCGGCCTCGGCGTGATGGTCTCCGGTGGCAGTCTCAGCGCGCTCGCGGCCAGTGGTGGCACTGAGGGAGGGTTCACGTACCGCAGCGGCATCATGTACGACGTCTTCGGCGTGCAGCCGGTGATCGAGGACATCCAGGGCGCCACCCATGGCGAGCCGGTCTCCTTCGAGTTCGTGCTCGAGCAGAACCCCGACCACCTATTTGTCATCGACCGCGACCAGGCCATCGGTACCGAGGACGCGGAAGCCGCCGCCGCGGTCCTCGACAACGACATCATCGACGCGACCACCGCCGCATCCAACGACCAGATCCATTACCTCAACCCGGTGGCCTGGTACATCGTCTACGGCGGGCTGGACACCACGCAGGTCATGATCGACGACGTCCGCGCAGCCGTGGCCTGACGCTCAGCTCGTGGCAGTGGCTACCCCTCTCGTCGAGAGCACGCCCACCCAGGCCCGCCCTTCGCGGACCTGGGTGGGCGTGCTCATCAGCGCTGGCCTCGTGGTGCTGATGGTGACGAGCCTGTTCATCGGAGTCTCCGACGTCACGCCCGCCTCGTTGCTGAGTGCCGACGACGGCGGTCGCGCTGGGTTCTTACTGGTGGTCAGCCGGATCCCACGCACCGTCGCGGTGGTGCTCGTGGGCGCCTCGCTTGGGATCGCCGGGCTGATCATGCAGATGATGGTGCGCAACCGGTTCGTGGAACCGAGCACCACCGGGGTGACCGAGTTCGCCACCCTTGGCATGCTCGGCACGATCATCCTCACCCCCGGGATGCCGGTGATGGGCAAGGCTGCGGTGGCTGCCGCCTTCGGGCTCTTCGGCACGTGGCTCTTCCTGCAGGTGGTCAAGGCCATCCCGGTGCGCCAGTTGGTCCTCGTTCCGCTCGTGGGCATCATGCTCGGCGGCGTGGTCGGTGCGATCACTTCCTTCATCGCCTACCGGCTCGATCTGCTGCAATCGCTCGGGCAGTGGTCCCAGGGCAGCTTCGCGAGCATCATGGCAGAACGCTATGAGTACCTCTGGCTCGCCGCAGTGATGGTGGTGATCGCCTGGGTGGCCGCGGACCGGTTCAGCGTGATCGGGATGGGGGAAGATTTCGCGACCAATCTCGGCCTGAACTATCGGCGTGTGATGGCTATCGGCATGATCGTGATCGCTGTGATCACCGCCTGTGTGCTCGTCACGGCGGGGATCGTGCCCTTCCTCGGACTCGTCGTACCCAACGTCGTCAGCCTGATCATCGGGGACAACGTGCGCCGGGCAATCCCATGGGTGGCCGGTCTCGGTGCGGTGTTCATCGTGGCCTGCGACATCCTCGCCCGCGTGCTGCGGTTCCCGTACGAGATCCCGCTCTCGGTGATCGTCGGCGTGATCGGGGCCGCAGTGTTCCTCTGGCTGTTGCTACGCAGGCGGTCCCGTGCTCACTGAATCATCCACACGATCCGCCGGCGCCGGCCGAGCCGGCGATGCCGAGTCCGCTGCCCACACTGGCCGGCTGCCGGCGACTGCACGGGGCGTCCTCGCCAGCTGGTGGGCGTGCCCGGCCGTCCGGCTCGGGTTGCTCGCCACGGTCGTGGTGGCCTTGGTCTCGCTCTACTTCTTCACCGATGTGCCCGGCTCGCTCGCCTTCGCACTGAAGATCCGATCCATCACCGTGCTCGCGATGCTCGTGGTTGCCACGGCCGTGGGTGTCTCGACCGTCTTGTTCCACACGATCACTGCCAACCGCATCCTCACGCCGTCGATTATGGGCTTCGATGCCTTCTACGCCCTGATCGCCACAGCGATGGTCTTCTTCCTCGGATCGGCGGGCTTCCTCACCTTCGACGCGCTGACCTTGTGGGCCGCGCAGCTGGTGGTGATGGTGGCCTTCAGCGTGTTCCTGTTCACGTGGATGTTCGCCGGCAAACGGCGCTCGATCCACCTGATGCTGCTCGTGGGTATCGTGCTCGGCACGTTCTTTCGCAGCTTCACCGAATGGATGCAGCGGATGTTGGATCCTCTGGACTTCCAGGTGGTGACGGATGCGATGTTCGCCTCTCTCGCCAGGCCGGACGAGACCCTGCTGTTGCTCACCGGGATCCTCGTCCTGCTCGGCTGTGCAGCAGTCGTGCCGTTGCTGCACACCCTGGATGTGCTCAGCCTCGGCGAGCCGGTGGCCGTGGGGCTCGGCGTGAACCACCGGCGGGTGGTGATGATGCTGTTCGCCATCATCGCCGTGATGATCGCCGCCTCCACCGCCATGGTCGGCCCGATCCTGTTCTTCGGGCTGATCGTGGCCAACCTCGCCTATTCCTGTGTGGGCAGCTTCCGGCACCGCTGGACACTGCCGGCCGCTGTGGGGCTCGGCATGGTGTGCCTGGTGGGCGGGCAACTCCTCCTGGAGCGCGTGTTCGGCTTCGGTGGGGCGCTCGCGATGATCATCGAGTTCGCCGGTGGACTGTTCTTCCTCTCCCTCGTCCTACGAAAGGGGGCGCGATGATTGCGCTGGAGCGCGCCACCAAGCGTTATGGCGGCCAGACCGTGCTCGATGATGTGTCGATCTCCTTCGGCGACGAAGGTGTCACGGCCCTGATCGGGCCGAACGGGGCAGGTAAGTCGACCCTGTTCGGGATCATCGGCCGCCTGATCCGCCCCGACGAAGGTCGCGTGCTGGTGGATGGGATGGATGTGGTGCAGGCGCCGTCGAGGGCACTGGCCAAGGCGCTCGCCGTGCTGCGCCAGGACAACCACATCGCCGCCCGGCTCACCGTCGCCGATCTCGTGGAGTTCGGCAGATTCCCGCATTCCCAGGGGCGGATGACTGCGGTGGATCGAGAGCATGTCGAGCGGGCGATCGACTACCTCGACCTGCAGCCGTTCCGCGAACGCTTCCTGGACCAACTCTCGGGCGGGCAGCGCCAGCGCGCGTTCGTGGCCATGGTGCTCGCCCAGGACACCCGGTACGTGCTGCTGGATGAGCCGTTGAACAACCTCGACATGCCCCATGCCGTGGAGATCATGCGTTTGCTGCGCCGGATGGCCGACGAACTGGATAAGCGCGTGGTGGTGGTGCTGCACGACATCAACGTGGCAGCCCGGTACGCCGACCGGATCGTCGCCATGCGCGACGGGCAGGTGGTGGCCGACGCCCGGGCCGAGGCGGTGATGGA
Protein-coding sequences here:
- a CDS encoding siderophore ABC transporter substrate-binding protein translates to MSLKRPLATIAFVAASSMALAACGGSGDAAEPDADASTETVSFTWDRNIAGEDEEPEYESTTAEVPVNPETVVTFDMASLDTVGALGGEVAGAPLESVPEYLAGYLSEDAFNAGTLFEADLVEIEAQQPDLILISGRSSALWEDLNEIAPTVDLSPAGTYLETLERNTDFIGEVFDAEEEASAAVDDLLAQIEEVRTETAELGTGLGVMVSGGSLSALAASGGTEGGFTYRSGIMYDVFGVQPVIEDIQGATHGEPVSFEFVLEQNPDHLFVIDRDQAIGTEDAEAAAAVLDNDIIDATTAASNDQIHYLNPVAWYIVYGGLDTTQVMIDDVRAAVA
- a CDS encoding ABC transporter permease → MATPLVESTPTQARPSRTWVGVLISAGLVVLMVTSLFIGVSDVTPASLLSADDGGRAGFLLVVSRIPRTVAVVLVGASLGIAGLIMQMMVRNRFVEPSTTGVTEFATLGMLGTIILTPGMPVMGKAAVAAAFGLFGTWLFLQVVKAIPVRQLVLVPLVGIMLGGVVGAITSFIAYRLDLLQSLGQWSQGSFASIMAERYEYLWLAAVMVVIAWVAADRFSVIGMGEDFATNLGLNYRRVMAIGMIVIAVITACVLVTAGIVPFLGLVVPNVVSLIIGDNVRRAIPWVAGLGAVFIVACDILARVLRFPYEIPLSVIVGVIGAAVFLWLLLRRRSRAH
- a CDS encoding iron chelate uptake ABC transporter family permease subunit codes for the protein MLTESSTRSAGAGRAGDAESAAHTGRLPATARGVLASWWACPAVRLGLLATVVVALVSLYFFTDVPGSLAFALKIRSITVLAMLVVATAVGVSTVLFHTITANRILTPSIMGFDAFYALIATAMVFFLGSAGFLTFDALTLWAAQLVVMVAFSVFLFTWMFAGKRRSIHLMLLVGIVLGTFFRSFTEWMQRMLDPLDFQVVTDAMFASLARPDETLLLLTGILVLLGCAAVVPLLHTLDVLSLGEPVAVGLGVNHRRVVMMLFAIIAVMIAASTAMVGPILFFGLIVANLAYSCVGSFRHRWTLPAAVGLGMVCLVGGQLLLERVFGFGGALAMIIEFAGGLFFLSLVLRKGAR
- a CDS encoding iron ABC transporter ATP-binding protein, whose protein sequence is MIALERATKRYGGQTVLDDVSISFGDEGVTALIGPNGAGKSTLFGIIGRLIRPDEGRVLVDGMDVVQAPSRALAKALAVLRQDNHIAARLTVADLVEFGRFPHSQGRMTAVDREHVERAIDYLDLQPFRERFLDQLSGGQRQRAFVAMVLAQDTRYVLLDEPLNNLDMPHAVEIMRLLRRMADELDKRVVVVLHDINVAARYADRIVAMRDGQVVADARAEAVMDPAVLESIYDIPVSVRRVDGRLVALTAG